The Zavarzinella sp. sequence AACCGTCATTCCCGCGAAGGCGGGAATCCATTGCAGATAACTCGCAGTGCACCCAATAAACTGACACCCACAAACAACCGTCATTCCCGCGAAGGCGGGAATCCAGAGCGAAACAATCGAATTGGCAATCCGAACAACTGAATTGTGAGCCGACGGTGTTAGCCGCGGTTGCCTTCAGACGGTTGTGCCCACCACCAACCGTCATTCCCGCGAAGGCGGGAATCCATTTCATGCGGTATGGTGGTGATTACACGAAGCAGCAGGAAGAAATCTATGCGGCAGAAGTAAAGCCCGGCAGGAAAAAGAGTTACATCGCTGGGCGAACGAACTGATGTTTGAGTTGAAAAAGGTGGAACCCACTGTAGGGTGAATGCAACAAGTAGGTCTTTGAGACCCATGGCAGACGCTAACGTTCGTCTGACAGGTAGAATAGGTGGCTACTGAAAATAAATGAGAAATCACTCATTTATTTGCGCACATTTCAACTTTTTTCGGTTATTTTTAACAAAAGAATGCTGTTACATAGTTGTGACAAACGAAAAGTCACCGTGAACCGTTTTGATAGTCGCCCTCTCTAATTTGGCACGCAGGGTAAAATGGTTTACCCCACACGAGTAGCTGTAGGGAATGCCCGTTTTTGGCTACCAGTGTTTGAAGTTTTTAACATGATGAAGTTTCCATTCTGGAGGTGGATCATGGCACGTAGAGATGCATTACAAAGGATCAATAGAGTATTGACCGATCGCCGTACAGAACTGATCCGCTTACTGCGATCAGATCTGGAAAGCCTGGGCCACGATCGGCACGCCAGCGTTACTGGTGATGCTGCCGACTTTGCCCTGGAATTAAGTGGGGAAGAACTGACTTCTCAACTGGCGGAAATCGAAGCCCGCGAACTCAACCAGATTGACCGTGCGTTGATCAGGATTCGTAAAGGGGTGTTTGGCATTTGTGAAGGGTGTTCCAAAAACATCCCGATCGCCCGACTGAACGCACTCCCTTACAGCGAACTCTGTATCGAATGTCAGCGACTGGCTGAAAAAGATTCGACCTGGCTTTCAGATAAGCGACGCAAAAACGCGGCACATTCGCAGATGGTTGAATCAGAATCTCTCAACTAACGCTTCAGTTTCTTTCAGGATCTGGCCGTCACAAATCAGCTGGTTTTCAATTTCTCAAGTTTGAAAAACAATTTATTTGAAAGAACTGAAGTATGCCCCAATCAATCTTCAACTGATCAATAGAAGATGCTGAAGCCGACATTGAAGCCCTGAGTCCAGAAGGTCTGGTCCTGCCAACGGAACAGTGGGGCATTTGTGGTATTGGCTGGGGCACCTGCAATGTACGGCACGTTAGCATCGTTGATTGTGGGATCAATCAATTGACCCGGGCGTGCAGCGTTGGTCAGATAAATCAGGCTGTAGCCTGCTGAAACCACCAGATATTCCGTGAGCTGGTAGGTGAGGTTCAGATTCAATTCACCCATGGCAGCAAACTGGTTCCGTTCGTGCGTACCGGCGTTGGTGGGCTGCACATACAGACCACCAGGCAGCGAAGATACGGCACCTGCGGGAGTGGTGACTGTGTTGAAGCCAATCAGCTCTGCACGTTGGGCAACAGTACCAAGAGCCAGTTTTGCACCCACGTCGAAGCCAAGGCCATAATTCCCGAAGAAGCGGGCTCGTGTACCTAACTGCCCACCGTAAAACTGGTTACGGACGCGGTACGAATCTCGAACGTCCAGTCGGGCACCACCTGGAAAGATGGAGGTATCGGCTATGACAATCGATTCTTCCAGGCTGAAATAGCGGTAACCAATCTGGTAATCGGTCTGGTCGGCAACCAACGCAAACCCTCGCACCAGCAAGTTGGCATCGTAACCAAAAAGTTCACTTTCGGAAACGATTGCCGTGCCGCCAATGTATCCACCAGGACCGGGTAATGACGAATACAGAACTATTGGCGTGGTGGTGGGGGCACCTGCTCGGAAATACGGGCGGGCGATACTGGGCAGGCCTGTCGAACCAGAAAAGAAACTGCCGGATTCCGACATTTGTTCCAGACGGAAATAACTGGCATCCACACCAAAAATATCGGTGAAATAGCCACCTGCGGACAAGCGAATGCCACTGGCGATGCCATAATCAATTTCCCCATCGTTGGGATAGAGCGGGATCGTGGTTGCGGGTGCGGCAGCACCTGCCAGACCATCGGGAACTCGCACCGCCAGCGTCGGTGGATTTTGTGGGCGATACCACCAGAGCAGGTAATCTGCTGTAAACCACATGCGTGCTTCCTGATAGCCCAGCGAAGGAACGTCTGGGGCAAATCCTTGTGGAATTTCTGGTGTTGGTGTGTTCAAACTGGATAATGGTGGGGGTTGCGAAATCCCCATCACGGGTGGGTTTCCAGGTGCGGGTTGCTCCGGCACCTGAGCCGAAGCTGGCCGGAATTCAGTATTTACCTGTGCGAAACTGTTGCCGGTTAGCCAGACCAGGCTAACTGCAATTAATGATAGCTTTTTCATATTTGCCCCCACGAACAACACTTCATTGGCACTGCACCGTGGGTGAAAACTGGTTGTTTTCCCAACAATTCAATGCCATTTATTTCCCCATGGGTGCTATGGGCAAAAATGAAAAAAAATACTAGCCCAGTTTTTTCAAGGTAGTGCGTAACAATGGCATGTTCAGGTAAACTGAAGAAAGTAAATAAATGAATTTTTACTCATTTTTCGGTCAGATGGCATAGCGATAGGAGAGATAGAGTAGAAGAGCACCCAGACCGATGCGGTATCCCACAAAAACCGACATACTGTGCGTGCGAAGAAACTTTAACAGCCAGGCGATGGAAAGATACCCCACTAGTGCAGCCACCAGACTTCCGATCAGCAGATTGGTTAATTGGCTTTGTGCGGCAAACAGTTCGTGGCGTTCGCTGTACGATTCGTAGAGCCCTGCACCCAGAATAGTGGGCAAAGAAATGAGAAAACTGAACCGTGCCGCAGTGGGACGTGCTAAACCAATAATCAACGCAGCAGTGATGGTACAGCCCGAACGAGACCCTCCTGGAATCAGGGCAAAAGCCTGAAAACAGCCGATAAACAGGGCATCCATCCAGCGAATATCCCCTTCATTTCGCCCCAAGGTGCCGCGTTGCTGCCGTCGATAGGCAATCAATTCGGCCACCAGCATCAGCAGTGCAAAGAAAATGGCTGCGAGGCCCATTACCTGGAGTGTATATAATCGCTCTTTGATGAAGTCTTTTGCCAATAATCCCACGACCACGGCTGGGATGGTGCCCACCACGATTTTCCAGCACAATACACTATCCGAGCTGGCGTTTGGTGCGAAAGCAAAGCGGTCGTGCAAAAATGCCTGTAACAACCGAATGATATCCTTGCGGAAGTAGAGCACCACTGCGATCAGGGTGCCCAACTGAATTGCGGTGGTAAATGCATCATTCGGCGTGGGATGTTCCAGCCATTTCCGCACCACAACGAGGTGGGCGGTGCTGCTGATCGGCAGAAATTCGGTTAATCCCTGCACCACACCGAGTAGAATTGCTTCCCAAACGGTCATTTGGATGAAAACACCTTCATAAATGAGAAAAGATGAGAAATTCCAATGGCCCACCAAGGGGGATTATTGGAATTTGGGAACTTCTTTGCTGAGATGGTCGTACCGCTGTTTCAATTGATTTTTGAAGTTATTTGCTTCATTTTCTACCGATTTTGCCCAGTTGCCGTTGTTTGTGGCGTTCAGGGTTTCTTTCATTCGTGGCACCAGCATGTCGATTTTCTTGTGCATTTCAGCCACGTTGTAATGTTTTTCCATTGCCAGCTTCAATTTGGCGATGGTCAGCTTTTTCCCTTCGGGATGGTCGAGAATTGCCCGCCCCACCATGCTGCCCCAGCCTGGCCAACCTTCGTGAGGATTGCGCCACAACTGATCCATCCCGTGGGGAATAAACACCGCTTTGCCTTTTGGTTCAAAGTACACTCGGTAGTTATTGCGATTTCGAAAATAGCCATCCCAGTCGGCGGTGATGATCTGCAGTGCTGCGTTCGTGCACAATAAATCCACGTTTACCAGTTCAGATACTTTGGCGTAGCGTTTGTTGGCATCCGGTTCACGGCAGGCGTTTGCCAGTGCTTTCAGATCGGCATGATCGTTGGGGGTGCCTGTATCCAGCTTTAAGTTAGCATCGATATCCTGCAGAAAGCCACCATCATAGAGGTTGCCTTTCGCATTTTTGAAATTTCGCTTCAACCAGTCTTTATTAAACCCTTCTTTGAAAACATACGGCCCCACGTGGCGACCGTTCAGCACCACCGCAGCGTGGGTACATCGACAGGCCGGCAAGCCCATGGCCAGTGCCAGATCATTGGCGATCAATTCGTTCATGTAACTGCCATCCTGCACTCCATTATTCAGATGGAACTTCACCAGACCATGGAGCTCCTGTTTTTCACCCAGCTTTTCGGTATTCAATGTCAGGCCCGGCCGATCGGTCCAGGCACGGGTAGAACCGGCTGCACCCTTGATGTGAATAGCCACCTTTTTCAGTTGAATGTCGCCGATTTTGATGTCGCACGCAACATCTTTACGTGGTTCCCGCTTCAGGCTTTCTTCTGCTTCTTTGGTGGTGGTAATTTCCACAATTGGCATTTTGCTGCCAGGATGCTTAAAAAACGCATCGCTGGGATCGGGCTTCTTTTCCTGAGCCAGCCCGGGAAATGAAATCGCTAGTAGCAGGTAAACTGGAACAAAACGCTGGAATATCATCGGTGCTGCCTTGCAGTTGGTGGACATCTCTCCCACTGTACTTGGGAAAAGCCTATCTGCATTCTACTTAATCACCCTCCGATTGGAGAGTGCCCACGATTCGGGGCTCGCGAAAACTTCAGCCTTGTCGTGCTCCCCCTTCCCTGCGAGGGAAGGGGGTTGGGTCAAAATTCGATCATAACGGGCGGATACGCCAAAATTGCCACATTTCTTAGAATACCCCAGTACCATCACCACGAACGGTGGGAGAGAAAACACGATGTTTCGAAAAAGACGCTGGCTGCTGAATCTCCTCACATTGTGCTCTTTTCTTCTAATTGCCCTCATCGCACTGGTGGTGTTGCTCAAACAGGAACCCCGGATCTACAAAGATACGGTGATGCCTGCTGGTTTTCTGCGGGAAACCCGTTCCCGCGAAATGATGCAACTGATGAACGATGCCGGCAATTACATCCGGAATGAGCCACGGTGGTATGTTTCTTTTGCAAACGAGCAAATGAACAGCTTTCTACAAGGCGATGATTTCGATACCTACCTGGGTGGGGATAGTCGACTGCCCGATGGTTTTACCGATCCACGTATTTTCGTGGAAAATAATCGTCTGCGGTTGGCGATTCGCTACGGCAAAGGCGTGTTCAGCACCATCTTAAGCCTGGATTTGCGACTGTGGATTATCCCTTCAGAAATTAACCGCATTGGCATGGAAGTGATCAGCCTGAAAGCCGGTGCGGTGCCACTGTCACCTGCAATGGTGCTGGACTACATCAGCGAAGCGGTTCGGAAAAACAATATCGAAATCACCTGGTATCGGGATAAAAACCACCCTGTAGCGGTGATGCGGTTGCAATCAGAGAATAATTTCCCCACCTTTCAACTGGATCGGCTGGAATTAAACGATGGCAATCTGACCATTGGTGGGCGAAAAATCAATTTTGTAGAAGTCCAGCCAGAATAAATGAGAGAACCCTCATTTTATTGGGCTGATGCACCTGCTTTTCTGACCGTGCGACAATTACGTTGTTTCATTTTTCAACTTTTTCAGATACAGTATGTAGCACAGACCTGCCAGTTAGTTTTGTCGTTGAACAGGAACCTTCCCAATGCGTTTATCCCTTTCACTTGTTGTGGCGTGCTGGTGCCTCTCGCCTGTATTGTCATTCGCTGAAAACTGGACCACCTACCGTGGGCCACAGGAAAATGGCCACACTACTGCCAAAAATCTTCCCAATGAATGGAGCGAGCAACAGAATATTGCCTGGAAAGTGCCCATCCGTGGGCGGGGCTGGTCTTCCCCGGTGATCTGGGGCAATGAACTTTGGCTGACGACCGCTTCTCCCGATGGCAAAGAACTGTGGGCAATCTGCCTGGATCGGCAGTCTGGCAAAACGCTGTTCGAAGAGAAACTGGTTGATGTTGCGAAACCACAATATGCGCACCCCTACAACAGTTATGCCTCTCCCACGCCATGTATGGAAGAAGGCCGCATCTACCTGCATTGGGGCAGCCCCGCAACAATCTGCCTCGATACCAAAACCCGAAAGCCCATCTGGACCCGCACCGATTTGAAGTGCGACCACTTCCGTGGTGCGGGATCGTCTCCTGTCATCGCAGGTGATCTGCTCATTCTGACCTTTGATGGCTTTGATTTCCAGTACGTGATGGCGCTCGACAAAAACACCGGTAAGGATGTCTGGCGTGCGAACCGCACCTACCACGATCCGAAAGGAAATGGCGATTACAAGAAAGCCTATTCCACCCCGAAAGTAATTGATGTGGCTGGCAAAAAGCTGGTTGTTTCTCCTTCTGCTGCCTACACCTGTGCGTACGAACTGGAAACTGGCAAAGAAGTCTGGAAGGTCAAACACGGTGGGATGAATGCTGCCAGCTTGCCGATCTTCGAACATGGCCTGCTTTATACCACCAGTGCCGATGGTGGGGATCAACTGGTTGCAGTCAAACCCGATGGCACAGGCGATGTGACCAAATCCCACGTGGCCTGGAAGAGCAACAAGGGCATTCCCAACCGCAGCTCGCTGTTACCGCTGGGAGATTATCTCTTCATGGTGAACAGCGGCCGCATTGCCACGTGCATGGAAGCCAAAACCGGCAAAGTGCTGAACACCGCACGTCTGGAAGGCAGTTCTTCCAAGTTTGTTGCCTCGCCAATTCTTTCTGAAGGCAAAATCTATGTGTTCGACGAAGATGGCATGTCATTCGTCTTTAAG is a genomic window containing:
- a CDS encoding TraR/DksA family transcriptional regulator, with amino-acid sequence MARRDALQRINRVLTDRRTELIRLLRSDLESLGHDRHASVTGDAADFALELSGEELTSQLAEIEARELNQIDRALIRIRKGVFGICEGCSKNIPIARLNALPYSELCIECQRLAEKDSTWLSDKRRKNAAHSQMVESESLN
- a CDS encoding BBP7 family outer membrane beta-barrel protein; translated protein: MKKLSLIAVSLVWLTGNSFAQVNTEFRPASAQVPEQPAPGNPPVMGISQPPPLSSLNTPTPEIPQGFAPDVPSLGYQEARMWFTADYLLWWYRPQNPPTLAVRVPDGLAGAAAPATTIPLYPNDGEIDYGIASGIRLSAGGYFTDIFGVDASYFRLEQMSESGSFFSGSTGLPSIARPYFRAGAPTTTPIVLYSSLPGPGGYIGGTAIVSESELFGYDANLLVRGFALVADQTDYQIGYRYFSLEESIVIADTSIFPGGARLDVRDSYRVRNQFYGGQLGTRARFFGNYGLGFDVGAKLALGTVAQRAELIGFNTVTTPAGAVSSLPGGLYVQPTNAGTHERNQFAAMGELNLNLTYQLTEYLVVSAGYSLIYLTNAARPGQLIDPTINDANVPYIAGAPANTTNAPLFRWQDQTFWTQGFNVGFSIFY
- the uppP gene encoding undecaprenyl-diphosphatase UppP, coding for MTVWEAILLGVVQGLTEFLPISSTAHLVVVRKWLEHPTPNDAFTTAIQLGTLIAVVLYFRKDIIRLLQAFLHDRFAFAPNASSDSVLCWKIVVGTIPAVVVGLLAKDFIKERLYTLQVMGLAAIFFALLMLVAELIAYRRQQRGTLGRNEGDIRWMDALFIGCFQAFALIPGGSRSGCTITAALIIGLARPTAARFSFLISLPTILGAGLYESYSERHELFAAQSQLTNLLIGSLVAALVGYLSIAWLLKFLRTHSMSVFVGYRIGLGALLLYLSYRYAI
- a CDS encoding CotH kinase family protein, whose amino-acid sequence is MSTNCKAAPMIFQRFVPVYLLLAISFPGLAQEKKPDPSDAFFKHPGSKMPIVEITTTKEAEESLKREPRKDVACDIKIGDIQLKKVAIHIKGAAGSTRAWTDRPGLTLNTEKLGEKQELHGLVKFHLNNGVQDGSYMNELIANDLALAMGLPACRCTHAAVVLNGRHVGPYVFKEGFNKDWLKRNFKNAKGNLYDGGFLQDIDANLKLDTGTPNDHADLKALANACREPDANKRYAKVSELVNVDLLCTNAALQIITADWDGYFRNRNNYRVYFEPKGKAVFIPHGMDQLWRNPHEGWPGWGSMVGRAILDHPEGKKLTIAKLKLAMEKHYNVAEMHKKIDMLVPRMKETLNATNNGNWAKSVENEANNFKNQLKQRYDHLSKEVPKFQ
- a CDS encoding PQQ-binding-like beta-propeller repeat protein, encoding MRLSLSLVVACWCLSPVLSFAENWTTYRGPQENGHTTAKNLPNEWSEQQNIAWKVPIRGRGWSSPVIWGNELWLTTASPDGKELWAICLDRQSGKTLFEEKLVDVAKPQYAHPYNSYASPTPCMEEGRIYLHWGSPATICLDTKTRKPIWTRTDLKCDHFRGAGSSPVIAGDLLILTFDGFDFQYVMALDKNTGKDVWRANRTYHDPKGNGDYKKAYSTPKVIDVAGKKLVVSPSAAYTCAYELETGKEVWKVKHGGMNAASLPIFEHGLLYTTSADGGDQLVAVKPDGTGDVTKSHVAWKSNKGIPNRSSLLPLGDYLFMVNSGRIATCMEAKTGKVLNTARLEGSSSKFVASPILSEGKIYVFDEDGMSFVFKADESLEVLGKNKLADGVMASPAAVDNSLYVRTKSHMYCIQKK